In Trichoderma atroviride chromosome 2, complete sequence, one DNA window encodes the following:
- a CDS encoding uncharacterized protein (EggNog:ENOG41~MEROPS:MER0000336~SECRETED:SignalP(1-15)), which produces MRVSSLLAFLPLAMAAPSRRASPAPVLVPRGAQVLEGRYIVKMKTEAQVSAVESALSGVSAGASHRYSHSFSGFAASLTPGELEILQNDPNVDFIEQDATVSTKAIVTEGSADWGLSRISNKKPDTTRYSYDSSAGEGTCAFVIDTGIDVHHPEFEGRAKFLENFVGDGSDADLFGHGTHVSGIIAGKTFGVAKKASLFAVKVLDVNGQGNNSVIIAGMDYVAKNASSQHCPKGIVVNMSLGGIKTDAVNQAAISITNAGLFLAAAAGNDALDAADFSPACVPAVCTVGATDRNDTFALYSNRGSAVDILAPGTNITSSWPGNLTKVMSGTSMASPHVAGLGAYLLGLGQKIGGLCGTISSSALKGAIKGVPESTVNLLVQNGA; this is translated from the exons ATGCgagtttcttctcttctagCCTTCCTGCCTCTAGCAATGGCTGCCCCCTCAAGGCGAGCCAGCCCGGCGCCAGTATTGGTTCCCCGCGGTGCTCAGGTCTTGGAGGGCAGATACATtgtcaagatgaagacagaAGCTCAGGTCTCGGCAGTTGAATCTGCTCTTTCTGGGGTCAGCGCTGGCGCATCCCACAGATATTCCCACAGCTTCTCTGGCTTTGCAGCTTCCTTGACGCCTGGGGAGCTTGAGATTCTGCAGAACGATCCTAAT GTCGACTTCATTGAGCAAGATGCTACTGTCAGTACGAAAGCAATCGTTACTGAGGGCAGTGCCGACTGGGGCCTGTCTCGTATTTCCAACAAAAAGCCGGACACCACCAGGTATTCTTATGATTCCAGTGCCGGAGAGGGCACCTGTGCGTTTGTTATCGACACTGGAATCGACGTTCACCACCCTGAATTCGAAGGCCGAGCAAAGTTTCTGGAAAATTTTGTTGGCGATGGCTCCGACGCAGACTTGTTTGGCCATGGAACTCACGTCTCTGGAATCATTGCGGGCAAGACATTCGGAGTCGCCAAAAAGGCCAGTCTCTTCGCCGTCAAGGTCCTTGATGTCAATGGCCAGGGCAACAA CTCTGTTATCATTGCCGGCATGGACTACGTCGCCAAGAACGCATCCAGCCAGCACTGCCCCAAGGGCATTGTGGTCAACATGTCCCTGGGCGGCATCAAGACCGATGCCGTCAACCAAgccgccatctccatcacaaATGCCGGGCTCTTCCTTGCCGCGGCCGCCGGCAACGATGCCCTCGACGCAGCTGATTTTTCGCCTGCCTGCGTCCCTGCGGTTTGCACGGTTGGTGCCACTGATAGGAACGATACTTTTGCTCTCTACTCCAACAGAGGCTCAGCTGTCGATATCCTTGCTCCCGGCACAAACAttacttcttcttggcctggaaACCTCACCAAGGTCATGTCTGGTACCTCAATGGCCTCTCCGCACGTAGCAGGTCTGGGTGCCTATCTTCTCGGCCTGGGCCAGAAGATTGGCGGCCTTTGTGGtaccatttcttcttctgctctcaAAGGCGCCATCAAAGGCGTACCTGAGAGCACTGTCAACTTGCTTGTTCAGAACGGCGCATAG
- a CDS encoding uncharacterized protein (BUSCO:EOG092D3RKB) yields the protein MDDEDYGADDALLEAMAAVDSGPSASAIKQPTPQIINRPAAGSGSGSGSKSSASANPIVQPTPQIIQQKNLGSTILVSPRQRGNPVLTSIRSIPWEYSDIPADYVVGLTTCVLFLSLKYHRLHPEYIYTRIRNLQGKYNLRILLTLVDIPNHEDSIRELSKTSVVNNVTVILCWSAAEAARYLELYKSYENANFSAIRGQQSTNYADKLVEFVTVPRSLNKSDAVALVANFGSLKNAINAEPEQLSMMGGWGGVKVKRWTAAVEEPFRAKKAAKRGFQSSSAATAGRISRTASANDTGGRSETENPISRAPPTKATPHSSSNYNSPAAGTSDRQSGSAQRPAQFRFLDEDSDDDEDAFEMINREEKQAPQPTGPQPSKESGQLSEGVAAALAKLRQNG from the exons atggacgacgaagatTACGGCGCAGATGATGCCTTGCtagaggccatggcggccgTGGATTCGGGCCCCTCGGCATCTGCTATCAAGCAGCCCACGCCCCAGATTATCAACAGACCAGCAGccggcagtggcagtggcagtggcagcaaaagcagcgCCTCAGCGAATCCGATAGTGCAGCCGACACCGCAGATAATTCAGCAAAAGAACCTCGGGTCGACGATTCTCGTATCGCCCCGCCAACGAGGCAATCCGGTGCTGACGTCTATCCGGTCGATACCCTGGGAATACAGTGACATACCAGCAGACTATGTCGTCGGATTGACCACTTGTGTGCTGTTCTTGAG TCTGAAATATCATCGTCTACATCCCGAGTACATCTACACGCGCATTCGCAATCTACAAGGCAAATACAATCTGCGTATTCTTCTCACCCTTGTCGATATTCCAAACCACGAGGACTCAATTCGTGAACTATCAAAGACTTCGGTGGTCAACAACGTCACTGTTATACTGTGCTGGTCCGCAGCTGAGGCCGCTCGATATCTCGAGCTCTACAAGTCGTACGAGAACGCTAATTTCTCGGCCATTCGCGGACAGCAATCTACCAATTATGCGGACAAACTGGTGGAATTCGTTACGGTGCCTAGGAGTCTGAATAAGTCAGATGCAGTAGCCCTGGTTGCCAATTTTGGCAGCCTGAAGAATGCGATAAATGCCGAGCCTGAGCAACTGAGTATGATGGGCGGATGGGGCGGGGTGAAAGTGAAGAGATGGACCGCCGCGGTCGAGGAGCCATTCCGAGCGAAGAAAGCGGCCAAAAGAGGCTTTCAATCATCGTCGGCAGCTACTGCTGGGCGTATTTCAAGAACAGCGAGCGCGAATGATACCGGCGGTCGGTCAGAGACGGAAAACCCCATCTCTCGGGCTCCCCCAACAAAGGCAACACCACACAGCTCTTCAAACTATAATTCGCCTGCTGCAGGCACATCAGACCGTCAATCTGGGAGTGCCCAACGTCCCGCGCAGTTTCGCTTCCTCGACGAAGatagcgatgatgacgaggacgcaTTTGAGATGATTAatcgagaagaaaagcagGCTCCTCAGCCTACAGGACCACAGCCCAGTAAGGAAAGTGGCCAGCTAAGTGAGggcgtggcagcagcactgGCAAAGCTACGACAAAATGGGTGA
- a CDS encoding uncharacterized protein (CAZy:GH47~SECRETED:SignalP(1-19)): MRFISGSVVALGLVAPALAFPRPAGVKRGSPNPTRAAAVKAAFQTSWNAYHQYAFPHDDLHPVSNTYDDERNGWGSSAIDGLDTAILMRDSAIVNTILKRVPQIDFTTTANANEGISVFETNIRYIGGMLASYDLLKGPFKSVVKNQTLVDNLLTQAESLANGLKVSFNTTSGVPDPTVYFNPTYRNSGTGNNNVAEIGTLVLEWTHLSDLTGNPLYGQLAQKGESYLLNPTGSPEAWPGLVGTYVSTSNGQFQDSNGSWSALSDSFYEYLIKMYLYDPDTFGEYKDRWVLAADSTIAHLASHPTSRKDLTFLSQYSGQTTSPQSGHLASFAGGNFILGGILLGEQKYIDFGIELTNSYFDTYNQTASGIGPEGFQWVDSANSSSSQPPSSDAGFYNTAGFWVTAPYYILRPETLESIYYSYRITGDSKYQDIAWEAISAILSKCRAGSAYSSLNDVTQANGGGASDDMESFWFAEVLKYAYLIFAEESDVQLQKSNNKFVFNTEAHPFRIRQ; encoded by the exons ATGAGATTCATCAGTGGCTCCGTTGTTGCCCTTGGGCTCGTTGCCCCTGCGTTGGCATTTCCACGCCCGGCCGGTGTAAAGCGCGGTTCACCCAATCCTACGAGGGCGGCAGCGGTCAAAGCCGCATTCCAAACGTCATGGAACGCGTACCACCAATATGCTTTCCCCCACGATGATCTTCACCCGGTCAGCAATACTTATGATGATGAGAG GAATGGATGGGGCTCATCAGCCATTGATGGCCTAGACACGGCCATTCTTATGAGAGACTCCGCCATAGTCAACACGATCCTCAAGCGTGTGCCTCAAATAGACTTTACTACTACTGCGAATGCCAATGAGGGCATCTCTGTGTTTGAGACCAACATTCGATACATTGGTGGCATGCTGGCCA GTTATGATCTGCTGAAAGGACCATTCAAGTCTGTTGTGAAAAATCAGACGTTGGTAGACAACCTGTTGACTCAGGCTGAATCACTCGCGAACGGTCTCAAGGTTTCATTCAACACCACAAGTGGTGTGCCGGACCCAACCGTTTACTTCAACCCTACCTACAGGAACAGCGGCACTGGAAACAACAATGTTGCCGAGATTGGAACACTGGTTCTCGAGTGGACGCATCTCAGCGATCTCACTGGCAATCCTCTGTATGGTCAACTTGCCCAAAAGGGTGAATCATACCTCCTCAACCCAACAGGAAGCCCAGAGGCATGGCCGGGCCTCGTAGGCACATATGTCAGCACAAGCAATGGCCAGTTCCAGGacagcaatggcagctggTCCGCGCTCTCGGACAGCTTCTACGAGTATCTGATCAAGATGTACCTGTACGACCCTGACACGTTTGGAGAGTACAAAGACCGCTGGGTTCTTGCTGCCGACTCGACGATTGCGCATCTTGCCTCTCACCCGACCTCGCGCAAGGACCTGACTTTCTTGTCTCAGTATTCTGGACAAACTACATCGCCACAGTCAGGGCATT TGGCTAGTTTTGCTGGTGGCAACTTCATTTTGGGAGGTATTCTATTGGGCGAGCAAAAGTACATTGACTTTGGCATCGAGCTCACCAATTCGTACTTTGATACCTACAACCAGACTGCTTCTGGCATTGGCCCCGAAGGCTTCCAATGGGTGGATAgcgcaaacagcagcagcagccagcctcCCTCCTCTGACGCAGGATTCTACAACACGGCAGGATTCTGGGTGACGGCTCCGTATTACATCTTGAGGCCAGAGACCTTGGAGAGCATCTACTACTCGTACCGAATCACGGGTGATTCTAAATACCAGGATATCGCATGGGAAGCCATCAGTGCCATCCTCAGCAAATGCCGCGCCGGCAGCGCATACTCGTCTCTTAACGATGTGACTCAGGCCAATGGCGGAGGAGCGTCTGACGATATGGAAAGCTTCTGGTTTGCCGAGGTCCTCAAATACGCTTACCTGATCTTTGCTGAAGAGTCGGACgtccagctgcagaagagcaacaaCAAGTTTGTCTTTAACACGGAGGCACACCCCTTCAGAATCCGCCAGTAA
- a CDS encoding uncharacterized protein (EggNog:ENOG41) produces MSQSRQRLFPKLWHFYYTRIQARNITKSPQTQRIPLLLFVSAAAATATAAAAMTRKSTSSTISSQHLSSTSVTKIPGRDNFPEEAAANPHHVVKKSGAISGFKNPYPSWSNPPNFLSILGKVVWPTITGEIKMPDTTPPTVTVVTPEWLPARDASDKIRATWLGHACYYVEFPSGLRVLFDPVFEDRCSPFSFMGPKRYTPKPCDLKDIPVVDAVVISHSHYDHLSHGSVLEIQKHHPDVQFFVGLGLESWFRSSGLKNVTELDWWEDAELTVKVPVGGEKQSISARISCLPCQHTSARTAFDKDTTLWCSWGVRSGEKSVWFGGDTGYRAVPHLPADIDDYAAEYDSFPRCPQFKQIGEHRGPFDLGLIPIGAYAPRAAFSAMHANPYDSVEIFQDTKCQKAMGIHWGTWALTMEEVLEPPRKLKEALKRKGIPEEGVFDVCDIGQSREF; encoded by the coding sequence ATGTCGCAGTCCCGTCAACGGCTTTTCCCAAAGCTGTGGCACTTCTACTACACCCGCATCCAAGCCAGAAACATCACCAAATCTCCCCAAACGCAGCGaatccctctcctcctcttcgtctcagcagctgccgcaacagccaccgccgccgccgccatgacGCGCAAATCAACCTCGTCcaccatctcatctcagcaCCTCTCCTCCACATCCGTCACCAAAATCCCCGGCCGCGACAACTTCCCGgaagaggccgccgccaacccGCACCACGTCGTCAAGAAGAGCGGCGCCATCTCCGGCTTCAAGAATCCCTACCCGTCATGGTCCAACCCGCCCAATTTCCTGTCCATCCTCGGCAAGGTCGTCTGGCCGACCATCACGGGCGAGATCAAGATGCCGGACACGACGCCGCCGACGGTGACTGTGGTGACGCCCGAGTGGCTGCCTGCGCGCGATGCGTCGGACAAGATCCGGGCGACGTGGCTGGGCCATGCGTGTTACTATGTCGAGTTCCCGTCGGGGCTGCGAGTGCTGTTTGATCCCGTGTTTGAGGACCGGTGCTCGCCGTTTAGCTTCATGGGGCCCAAGCGGTACACGCCAAAGCCGTGCGATCTCAAGGACATTCCCGTGGTCGATGCCGTGGTcatcagccacagccactACGACCACCTGTCTCACGGCTCGGTGCTGGAGATCCAGAAACACCACCCGGACGTGCAGTTCTTTGTCGGGCTGGGCCTGGAGTCGTGGTTCCGCTCCAGCGGCCTGAAAAACGTCACCGAGCTGGACTGGTGGGAGGACGCCGAGCTGACCGTCAAGGTGCCCGTCGGCGGCGAGAAGCAGTCCATCTCGGCCCGCATATCGTGTCTGCCGTGCCAGCACACCTCGGCCAGGACGGCCTTTGACAAGGACACGACGCTGTGGTGCTCGTGGGGCGTCCGCTCCGGCGAAAAGTCCGTCTGGTTCGGCGGCGACACGGGCTACCGCGCCGTTCCCCATCTCCCGGCCGACATCGATGACTATGCCGCCGAGTACGATTCGTTCCCGAGATGTCCCCAGTTCAAGCAGATTGGCGAGCACCGCGGGCCCTTTGACCTTGGCCTGATCCCCATTGGCGCCTATGCCCCTCGCGCAGCCTTCTCGGCCATGCACGCCAATCCGTATGACTCGGTCGAAATCTTCCAGGACACGAAATGCCAAAAGGCCATGGGCATCCACTGGGGAACGTGGGCCTTGACGATGGAGGAAGTGCTCGAGCCGCCGCGGAAGCTGAAAGAGGCGCTGAAGCGCAAAGGCATTCCCGAAGAAGGCGTGTTTGATGTTTGCGACATTGGCCAAAGCCGAGAGTTTTGA
- a CDS encoding uncharacterized protein (BUSCO:EOG092D13U3), translated as MSQDTNLWSVRRKRETLAGINTNSGIPAPGSMKRSNPSSSYGSAHGRSVSGSRHSLAVTRPNPPMFPRASSGANLADLGLSSVKRTSFQQPRATYTPSAFTPGLARPSMESDRRSSVYRPRPSTAGPISHQSFFQTTPQAAGVPRDPRPLRDRSFQARIAQELMDFMVQNNFEMEMKHSLSQNILKSPTQKDFNFMFQWLYHRIDPSHRFQKNIDQEVPPILKQLRYPFERSITKSQIAAVGGQNWSTFLGLLHWMMQLSQMLDGYANNQYMEACLDAGVDVSGDQIIFGFLSSAYRDWLAMDDDMGDEDAERLLAPHVEAMARAFEQSNSKYTAELEMLEAENERLLKEIEDLEKSTPDPAVLDNHFKIMEEDRVKFEDYNELAVQRSEKYEARIQVLQGELDKLREELKEVEEERRGLQKAVDDQGISMQDIDRMTSERERLQKGIESAGQRLDEIKKKVMEKEAEASRKLDELERVVDKYNTIAYQIALIPATAVNAKGREYELQVTLDDNNMGSSNWKSSSTTHTPATDRLLVDAVTGYQPGHVLNLDLRGQIRNSFISLRKEIADRRGAVMDDMMKDHDLLDGIKEAIEDKRNEVEALNHRARAAEEEYEKTKEVATAQKMASDAQIEKMEKELSRMRAGLTESVQLLEQREINTTIEYEQLVLRANSLREELHTEIDRMLNDVIKFKIHVQKSLDDYEGFVADELEKELGGDEMMLDETRTLPDI; from the exons ATGTCTCAAGATACGAACCTGTGGAGCGTCCGCAGGAAAAGAGAG ACGCTGGCGGGCATCAATACGAATAGCGGAATACCAGCTCCGGGCAGTATGAAGCGCTCGAATCCGAGCTCCAGCTACGGCAGCGCTCACGGACGTTCAGTATCGGGATCTAGACACTCCTTGGCTGTAACGCGGCCGAATCCGCCAATGTTCCCGCGCGCATCATCGGGCGCCAACCTGGCTGATCTTGGACTATCCTCTGTCAAGCGAACTTCCTTTCAACAACCCAGAGCGACTTATACCCCTTCAGCATTCACCCCCGGCTTGGCGAGACCGTCGATGGAAAGCGACAGGCGCAGCAGCGTATACCGACCGCGACCATCAACAGCCGGCCCCATAAGCCACCAGAGCTTCTTCCAAACCACGCCCCAGGCGGCTGGAGTTCCACGCGACCCGCGGCCCTTGAGAGATCGATCGTTTCAAGCCCGAATCGCCCAGGAGCTGATGGATTTCATGGTACAAAACAActttgagatggagatgaagcaTTCGCTGTCGCAAAACATTCTCAAATCTCCGACTCAAAAAGATTTCAATTTCATGTTCCAGTGGCTGTATCACCGAATCGACCCCAGCCATCGATTCCAGAAGAATATCGATCAAGAAGTGCCGCCCATTCTTAAGCAGCTTCGATATCCCTTTGAGCGCAGCATCACAAAAAGCCAGATTGCCGCGGTGGGCGGACAGAATTGGAGTACTTTTCTTGGTCTCTTGCACTGGATGATGCAGCTGTCTCAAATGCTGGATGGCTATGCCAATAACCAGTACATGGAAGCTTGTCTCGACGCGGGCGTCGATGTAAGTGGCGATCAGatcatctttggctttctTAGTAGTGCGTACAGAGACTGGCTCGCTATGGATGACGATATGGGCGATGAGGATGCGGAACGACTACTGGCTCCGCACGTCGAGGCAATGGCCAGGGCATTTGAACAGTCCAACTCAAAGTACACGGCGGAACTCGAGATGCTAGAAGCCGAAAACGAGAGACTGTTGAAGGAAATCGAAGACCTTGAAAAGTCGACCCCGGATCCTGCTGTCTTGGATAATCATTTCAAAATCATGGAGGAGGACCGCGTCAAGTTTGAAGACTACAACGAGCTCGCAGTTCAACGCTCAGAAAAATACGAAGCCCGAATCCAAGTCCTACAAGGGGAGCTGGATAAGCTAAGGGAGGAATTGAaagaggttgaagaagagcgacgaGGACTCCAAAAGGCCGTTGACGACCAGGGCATCAGCATGCAGGATATCGACCGCATGACTTCTGAACGTGAACGCCTGCAAAAGGGTATTGAGTCAGCCGGACAACGCCTCGATGAAATCAAGAAAAAAgtgatggagaaggaagccGAAGCCAGCCGAAAGCTCGATGAGCTAGAGCGCGTGGTAGACAAGTACAACACCATAGCCTATCAAATAGCGCTCATCCCAGCTACGgccgtcaacgccaaagGCAGAGAATACGAGCTGCAGGTCACTCTTGACGATAATAACATGGGTTCGTCAAactggaagagctcgagcACCACACACACTCCTGCGACAGATCGATTGCTAGTGGACGCCGTGACGGGCTATCAACCGGGGCATGTGCTCAACCTGGATCTTCGAGGACAAATCCGAAACAGTTTTATATCTCTGCGGAAAGAAATTGCAGATCGACGCGGGGCTGTCATGGATGACATGATGAAAGATCACGACCTCTTGGATGGCATTAAGGAGGCCATCGAAGATAAACGAAATGAGGTTGAGGCTTTGAACCACAGAGCCAGGGCGGCGGAAGAGGAATATGAAAAGACCAAGGAAGTTGCTACGGcgcagaagatggcatcTGATGCGCAGAttgaaaagatggaaaaagaGCTGTCCAGAATGCGAGCTGGTTTGACAGAATCGGTGCAATTACTGGAGCAGCGCGAGATCAACACCACTATAGA GTATGAACAGCTGGTATTGCGAGCCAATTCGCTACGGGAAGAGCTACACACGGAGATTGATCGCATGCTAAACGACGTAATCAAGTTCAAGATTCACGTTCAAAAGAGCTTGGACGACTACGAGGGGTTTGTAGCAGACGAGTTGGAAAAGGAGCTAGGGGGTgacgagatgatgctggatgAAACTCGAACACTACCGGATATCTAA